Proteins encoded within one genomic window of Cyprinus carpio isolate SPL01 chromosome A15, ASM1834038v1, whole genome shotgun sequence:
- the LOC109044851 gene encoding zinc finger protein 850-like isoform X2: protein MRIHTGEKPYTCTQCGKSFRDKRNLKKHMRIHTGEKPYTCTQCGKSFVYASGFSYHLHIHSGEKPFNCDQCGKDFTSSSNLSKHLRIHTNEKPHLCSFCGKRFSRLDNYKQHQKKHNGEKPYHCPQCEKTFAHGDSLKYHLRIHSGEKPYNCEQCGKKLISLSHLKAHLTVHSDEKPHVCSYCGKSFSLLSHCRRHQKTHDEVRDHMCFECGKSFTTASQLKRHQKIHTGEKPYKCSYCDKSFSRSENLKTHERVHTGEKPYHCPQCGKIFAHTNSLKNHLLCHAGEKPFNGDQCGNKFISSHLKKHLKFNSDEKPHVCSYCGKSFSRLDNCKQHQKTHNEVRDHMCFECWKSFTTASQLKRHQRIHTGEKPYHCPQCGKIFAGTDSRKNHLLCHAGEKPFNCDQCGNKFISSLLLKKHQKVHTNEKPHLCTFCGKRFSRLESYKLHQKTHDEVRDHMCLECGKSFTTASQLKRHQRIHTGEKPYKCSYCDKSFSRSENLKTHERVHTGEKPYHCPQCGKIFAHTNSLKNHLLCHAGEKPFNCDQCGNKFISSSHLKKHLKVHSDEKPYVCSYCGKSFSQLENCKQHQKTHNEVRDHMCFECWKSFTTASQLKRHQRIHTGEKPYKCSYCDKSFSRTEHLKRHERVHTGEKTYHCPQC, encoded by the exons atgagaatccacactggagagaaaccatacacatgcactcagtgtggaaagagtttcagagaCAAAAGAAACCTTAAGAAgcacatgagaatccacactggagagaaaccatacacatgcactcagtgtggaaagagttttgtttATGCATCAGGTTTCAGTTATCATCTGCACATT CACTCTGGAGAAAAGCCATTTAACTGTGATCAGTGTGGTAAAGATTTTACTTCATCGTCAAATCTCAGCAAGCACCTAAGAATTCATACAAACGAGAAGCCTCACTTGTGCAGTTTTTGTGGAAAGCGTTTTTCACGACTGGACAATTATAAACAGCACCAGAAAAAACACAATGGAGAGAAACCATACCACTGCCCTCAGTGTGAGAAGACTTTTGCACATGGAGATAGTCTAAAATATCATCTGCGCATCCACTCTGGAGAAAAACCATATAACTGTGAGCAGTGTggtaaaaagttaatttctttatCACATCTAAAGGCACACCTGACAGTTCATTCAGATGAGAAGCCTCATGTGTGTTCttactgtggaaagagtttttcactgcTGAGCCATTGTAGACGGCACCAGAAAACACATGATGAAGTGAGAGAtcacatgtgctttgagtgtgggAAGAGCTTTACTACGGCTAGTCAACTTAAACGGCACCAAAAAATTcatactggagaaaaaccttacaaatGCTCATACTGTGACAAGAGTTTTAGTCGGTCTGAAAACTTGAAAACACATGAGcgagttcatactggagaaaaACCGTACcactgccctcagtgtggaaagatttTTGCACATACCAATAGTCTCAAAAATCATCTTCTCTGTCACGCTGGAGAAAAGCCATTTAATGGCGATCAGTGCGGTAACAAGTTTATTTCATCACATCTAAAAAAACACCTGAAATTTAATTCAGATGAGAAGCCTCATGTGTGTTCttactgtggaaagagtttttcacgaCTGGACAATTGTAAACAGCACCAGAAAACACATAATGAAGTGAGAGAtcacatgtgctttgagtgttgGAAGAGCTTTACTACGGCTAGTCAACTTAAACGGCACCaaagaattcatactggagaaaaACCATACcactgccctcagtgtggaaagatttTTGCAGGTACTGATAGTCGCAAAAATCACCTTCTCTGTCATGCTGGAGAAAAGCCATTTAACTGCGATCAGTGCGGTAACAAGTTTAtttcttctttacttttaaaaaaacaccagAAAGTTCATACAAACGAGAAGCCTCACTTGTGCACTTTTTGTGGAAAGCGTTTTTCACGACTGGAGAGTTACAAACTGCACCAGAAAACACATGATGAAGTGAGAGATCACATGTGCTTAGAGTGTGGGAAGAGCTTTACTACGGCTAGTCAACTTAAACGGCACCaaagaattcatactggagaaaaaccttacaagtgcTCATACTGTGACAAGAGTTTTAGTCGGTCTGAAAACTTGAAAACACATGAGcgagttcatactggagaaaaACCGTACcactgccctcagtgtggaaagatttTTGCACATACCAATAGTCTCAAAAATCATCTTCTCTGTCATGCTGGAGAAAAGCCATTTAACTGTGATCAGTGCGGTAacaagtttatttcttcatcacaTCTAAAAAAACACCTGAAAGTTCATTCAGATGAGAAGCCTTATGTGTGTTCttactgtggaaagagtttttcacaacTGGAAAATTGTAAACAGCACCAGAAAACACATAATGAAGTGAGAGAtcacatgtgctttgagtgttgGAAGAGCTTTACTACGGCTAGTCAACTTAAACGGCACCaaagaattcatactggagaaaaaccttacaagtgcTCATACTGTGACAAGAGTTTTAGTCGGACTGAACACTTGAAAAGACATGAGcgagttcatactggagaaaaAACGTACCACTGCCCTCAGTGTTGA
- the LOC109044851 gene encoding zinc finger protein 883-like isoform X1 yields MEVVEEEIYACDTEPSRTNHEDTEEQTDQMEVKEPRDEVNEAEDKRNFKTQRTKSKQLHICSQCGKSFRHKGNLKKHMRIHTGEKPYTCPQCGQSLTTASSLSYHLRIHSGEKPFNCDQCGKDFTSSSNLSKHLRIHTNEKPHLCSFCGKRFSRLDNYKQHQKKHNGEKPYHCPQCEKTFAHGDSLKYHLRIHSGEKPYNCEQCGKKLISLSHLKAHLTVHSDEKPHVCSYCGKSFSLLSHCRRHQKTHDEVRDHMCFECGKSFTTASQLKRHQKIHTGEKPYKCSYCDKSFSRSENLKTHERVHTGEKPYHCPQCGKIFAHTNSLKNHLLCHAGEKPFNGDQCGNKFISSHLKKHLKFNSDEKPHVCSYCGKSFSRLDNCKQHQKTHNEVRDHMCFECWKSFTTASQLKRHQRIHTGEKPYHCPQCGKIFAGTDSRKNHLLCHAGEKPFNCDQCGNKFISSLLLKKHQKVHTNEKPHLCTFCGKRFSRLESYKLHQKTHDEVRDHMCLECGKSFTTASQLKRHQRIHTGEKPYKCSYCDKSFSRSENLKTHERVHTGEKPYHCPQCGKIFAHTNSLKNHLLCHAGEKPFNCDQCGNKFISSSHLKKHLKVHSDEKPYVCSYCGKSFSQLENCKQHQKTHNEVRDHMCFECWKSFTTASQLKRHQRIHTGEKPYKCSYCDKSFSRTEHLKRHERVHTGEKTYHCPQC; encoded by the exons ATGGAGGTTGTTGAAGAGGAGATTTATGCGTGTGATACAGAACCATCCAGAACAAatcatgaagatactgaggaacaaacag ACCAGATGGAGGTGAAAGAGCCAAGAGATGAGGTGAATGAAGCGGAGGATAAACGTAACTTCAAAACTCAAAGAACAAAATCCAAACAGCTTCACATCTGCtcacagtgtggaaagagtttcagacacAAAGGAAACCTTAAGAAgcacatgagaatccacactggagagaaaccatacacatgccctcagtgtggacaGAGTTTGACTACAGCATCAAGTCTCAGTTATCATCTGCGCATCCACTCTGGAGAAAAGCCATTTAACTGTGATCAGTGTGGTAAAGATTTTACTTCATCGTCAAATCTCAGCAAGCACCTAAGAATTCATACAAACGAGAAGCCTCACTTGTGCAGTTTTTGTGGAAAGCGTTTTTCACGACTGGACAATTATAAACAGCACCAGAAAAAACACAATGGAGAGAAACCATACCACTGCCCTCAGTGTGAGAAGACTTTTGCACATGGAGATAGTCTAAAATATCATCTGCGCATCCACTCTGGAGAAAAACCATATAACTGTGAGCAGTGTggtaaaaagttaatttctttatCACATCTAAAGGCACACCTGACAGTTCATTCAGATGAGAAGCCTCATGTGTGTTCttactgtggaaagagtttttcactgcTGAGCCATTGTAGACGGCACCAGAAAACACATGATGAAGTGAGAGAtcacatgtgctttgagtgtgggAAGAGCTTTACTACGGCTAGTCAACTTAAACGGCACCAAAAAATTcatactggagaaaaaccttacaaatGCTCATACTGTGACAAGAGTTTTAGTCGGTCTGAAAACTTGAAAACACATGAGcgagttcatactggagaaaaACCGTACcactgccctcagtgtggaaagatttTTGCACATACCAATAGTCTCAAAAATCATCTTCTCTGTCACGCTGGAGAAAAGCCATTTAATGGCGATCAGTGCGGTAACAAGTTTATTTCATCACATCTAAAAAAACACCTGAAATTTAATTCAGATGAGAAGCCTCATGTGTGTTCttactgtggaaagagtttttcacgaCTGGACAATTGTAAACAGCACCAGAAAACACATAATGAAGTGAGAGAtcacatgtgctttgagtgttgGAAGAGCTTTACTACGGCTAGTCAACTTAAACGGCACCaaagaattcatactggagaaaaACCATACcactgccctcagtgtggaaagatttTTGCAGGTACTGATAGTCGCAAAAATCACCTTCTCTGTCATGCTGGAGAAAAGCCATTTAACTGCGATCAGTGCGGTAACAAGTTTAtttcttctttacttttaaaaaaacaccagAAAGTTCATACAAACGAGAAGCCTCACTTGTGCACTTTTTGTGGAAAGCGTTTTTCACGACTGGAGAGTTACAAACTGCACCAGAAAACACATGATGAAGTGAGAGATCACATGTGCTTAGAGTGTGGGAAGAGCTTTACTACGGCTAGTCAACTTAAACGGCACCaaagaattcatactggagaaaaaccttacaagtgcTCATACTGTGACAAGAGTTTTAGTCGGTCTGAAAACTTGAAAACACATGAGcgagttcatactggagaaaaACCGTACcactgccctcagtgtggaaagatttTTGCACATACCAATAGTCTCAAAAATCATCTTCTCTGTCATGCTGGAGAAAAGCCATTTAACTGTGATCAGTGCGGTAacaagtttatttcttcatcacaTCTAAAAAAACACCTGAAAGTTCATTCAGATGAGAAGCCTTATGTGTGTTCttactgtggaaagagtttttcacaacTGGAAAATTGTAAACAGCACCAGAAAACACATAATGAAGTGAGAGAtcacatgtgctttgagtgttgGAAGAGCTTTACTACGGCTAGTCAACTTAAACGGCACCaaagaattcatactggagaaaaaccttacaagtgcTCATACTGTGACAAGAGTTTTAGTCGGACTGAACACTTGAAAAGACATGAGcgagttcatactggagaaaaAACGTACCACTGCCCTCAGTGTTGA